Proteins encoded by one window of Bubalus bubalis isolate 160015118507 breed Murrah chromosome 4, NDDB_SH_1, whole genome shotgun sequence:
- the MAFF gene encoding transcription factor MafF — protein MSVDPLSSKALKIKRELSENTPHLSDEALMGLSVRELNRHLRGLSAEEVTRLKQRRRTLKNRGYAASCRVKRVCQKEELQKQKSELEREVDKLARENAAMRLELDALRGKCEALQGFARSVAAARGPAALVAPASVITIVKSAPSPGPGPAPGPGPASGPGPAPGPAPAACS, from the exons ATGTCTGTGGATCCCTTATCCAGCAAAGCGCTGAAG ATCAAGCGTGAGCTGAGCGAAAACACGCCGCACCTGTCGGACGAAGCGCTGATGGGGCTGTCTGTGCGCGAGCTGAACCGGCACCTGCGAGGGCTCTCGGCCGAGGAGGTGACGCGGCTCAAGCAGCGGCGCCGCACACTCAAGAACCGCGGCTACGCGGCCAGCTGCCGCGTGAAGCGCGTGTGCCAGAAGGAGGAGCTGCAGAAGCAGAAGTCGGAGCTGGAGCGCGAGGTGGACAAGCTGGCGCGCGAGAACGCCGCCATGCGCTTGGAGCTCGACGCGCTGCGCGGCAAGTGCGAGGCGCTGCAGGGCTTCGCGCGTTCGGTGGCCGCCGCCCGCGGGCCCGCGGCGCTGGTGGCGCCGGCTAGCGTCATCACTATAGTCAAGTCGGCCCCGAGCCCCGGCCCGGGCCCCGCCCCTGGCCCGGGCCCTGCCTCCggcccgggccccgcccccggccccgcccccgccgcctgCTCCTAG